The following are encoded in a window of Gemmatimonadales bacterium genomic DNA:
- the rpiB gene encoding ribose 5-phosphate isomerase B: protein MPEVIPIGSDHAGFPLKQRLVAELRALGYEPLDLGTDSAESVDYPDFAHEVAARVEHQEARRGVLLCGTGLGMSYAANRHSGVRAAVAWSLDVARLARQHNDANVLILPARYVSEPEGVAILRTWLDTDFEGGRHGRRVAKIDQEHLG from the coding sequence ATGCCCGAAGTGATTCCCATCGGATCGGACCACGCCGGCTTCCCTCTGAAGCAGCGTCTGGTCGCGGAGCTTCGGGCGCTCGGCTACGAGCCGCTCGATCTCGGGACCGATAGCGCCGAATCGGTCGACTACCCGGACTTCGCGCACGAGGTGGCGGCGCGGGTGGAGCACCAGGAGGCACGTCGCGGGGTGCTCCTCTGCGGAACCGGACTGGGCATGTCCTACGCGGCCAACCGGCACAGCGGCGTCCGGGCGGCGGTGGCATGGTCCCTCGACGTGGCCCGTCTGGCGCGCCAGCACAACGACGCCAACGTGCTGATCCTTCCCGCCCGCTACGTGAGCGAGCCGGAGGGAGTTGCGATCCTCAGAACCTGGCTGGACACCGACTTCGAAGGCGGACGCCACGGGCGGCGGGTGGCCAAAATCGATCAGGAGCATCTCGGATGA
- the glyA gene encoding serine hydroxymethyltransferase translates to MSLDHNASLRQADPTVARLIDRELRRQQNGLELIASENFASRAVIDAMGTPLTNKYAEGYPGRRYYGGCEVVDEVEQLALDRLKQLFGSEHANVQPHSGAQANFAAFMALIQPGETLMGMSLPHGGHLSHGAPVNHTGQVWRAVHYGVNPASGRIDPDAVRSLALREQPRLIIAGGSAYARIIDFAAFRSIADEIGAFFVVDMAHFAGLVAGGVYPSPVPHAHVVTSTTHKTLRGPRAGLILCRAEHAKAIDKSVFPGHQGGPLQHVIAAKAVAFGEALTPDFKVYARRVVENAQTLAQSLVDRGYAIVSGGTDTHLMLVDLRPKGLTGKVAEKTLGEAGITVNKNTVPDDPQSPFVTSGIRLGTPALTTRGMGPAEMVRVAELIDRALERPDEATLARVRGEVEELTSAFPLYQPAKSAGRVRRTA, encoded by the coding sequence ATGAGCCTCGACCACAACGCATCGCTTCGCCAGGCCGATCCCACGGTGGCGCGGCTCATCGATCGGGAGCTACGCCGGCAGCAGAACGGGCTCGAGCTCATCGCCAGCGAGAACTTCGCCAGCCGCGCGGTCATCGACGCCATGGGCACGCCGCTCACCAACAAGTACGCCGAGGGGTATCCGGGCCGCCGGTACTATGGCGGGTGCGAGGTGGTGGACGAAGTGGAGCAGCTCGCCCTCGACCGGCTCAAGCAGCTGTTCGGCTCGGAGCACGCCAACGTCCAGCCCCATTCCGGCGCGCAGGCCAATTTCGCGGCCTTCATGGCGCTCATCCAGCCGGGCGAGACCCTCATGGGGATGTCGCTGCCTCACGGTGGCCATCTCTCGCACGGCGCGCCGGTCAACCACACCGGCCAGGTCTGGCGCGCGGTGCACTACGGGGTGAACCCCGCCAGCGGCCGGATCGATCCGGACGCGGTCCGCAGTCTCGCGCTCCGGGAGCAGCCCAGGCTCATCATCGCGGGCGGCAGCGCATACGCCCGGATCATCGACTTCGCCGCGTTCCGTTCCATCGCCGACGAGATCGGCGCGTTCTTCGTGGTGGACATGGCGCACTTCGCGGGACTGGTGGCCGGCGGTGTCTATCCCTCGCCGGTGCCTCACGCCCATGTGGTCACCAGCACCACCCACAAGACCCTGCGCGGCCCCCGCGCCGGTCTCATCCTCTGTCGCGCGGAGCACGCCAAGGCCATCGACAAATCGGTCTTCCCCGGCCACCAGGGCGGCCCGCTGCAGCACGTCATCGCCGCCAAGGCGGTGGCCTTCGGCGAGGCGCTCACGCCCGACTTCAAGGTCTACGCGCGCCGGGTGGTGGAGAACGCCCAGACTCTGGCGCAGTCCTTGGTGGATCGGGGGTATGCCATCGTCTCCGGCGGCACCGATACCCATCTCATGCTGGTGGACCTCCGTCCCAAAGGACTCACCGGCAAGGTCGCGGAGAAGACGCTGGGCGAGGCCGGCATCACGGTCAACAAGAATACGGTGCCCGACGACCCGCAGTCGCCTTTCGTCACCAGCGGCATCCGCCTCGGCACGCCTGCGTTGACCACCCGCGGCATGGGACCGGCCGAGATGGTCCGGGTGGCCGAGCTGATCGATCGCGCGCTGGAGCGTCCCGACGAGGCCACGCTCGCCCGCGTCCGGGGCGAAGTGGAGGAGCTGACCTCCGCCTTTCCGCTGTACCAGCCGGCGAAATCCGCCGGCCGGGTGCGGCGCACTGCCTGA
- a CDS encoding Minf_1886 family protein, whose translation MNELQFADDVLARIRARGGQYHERAYLFVLATIEYLQSRLEARRHVSGAELAWACRDFGRAQFGLLAPHVLAHWGITRTEDFGRIVFTLVEVSLLVTQPGDQEEDFERVYEFADAFGDVYEWSGLRGA comes from the coding sequence GTGAACGAACTGCAGTTCGCCGATGATGTGCTCGCGCGGATCCGCGCGCGGGGCGGCCAGTACCACGAGCGCGCCTATCTGTTCGTGCTGGCCACCATCGAATATCTCCAGTCGCGCCTGGAGGCCCGGCGTCACGTGAGCGGGGCCGAGCTGGCCTGGGCCTGCCGGGACTTCGGCCGCGCGCAGTTCGGGCTGCTCGCGCCTCACGTGCTGGCCCATTGGGGGATCACCCGGACGGAAGACTTCGGCCGGATCGTCTTCACCCTGGTGGAGGTCAGCCTGCTGGTCACCCAGCCGGGCGACCAGGAAGAGGATTTCGAGCGAGTCTACGAGTTCGCGGATGCGTTCGGCGACGTCTACGAGTGGTCGGGCCTCCGCGGCGCCTGA